One Actinomycetospora corticicola genomic window, GGGGCTCCGGCTCCCCGGGGGGCGGTGCGTCCGGAGTCGGTGGACCCCGGACGACGACGGGGCGGGGGCACGGGGTCCAGGCCACCAGGGTGCCAGGGTGCGCACTTGAGCAGGCGCCAGACGGTGAGTCCGGTCCCGCGCACCACACCGTGCACGCGCAGGGCCTCGACGCCGTAGGCGCTGCAGGTCGGGTGGAAACGACAGTGCGGCAGGAACAGGGGGGAGATCCACCGCTGGTAGAAGCGGAGCACGGCGATGAGCACCCGCGCCGCCGGACCGGGGCGCGACGGTTCTGCGGCCTCCGGTCGGGTCCCGGGCTCGGTCACGTCGCGTTCTCCCCTCGGCCTCCACGGCGCGGTCGCGCTCCATGGTGCCCGCGGCGACGGCCGGGGGCGACCATCCGGGACGGATCGCCCCGCAGCACCACCCGTCGTCGGGACGCGGGAGGCCGGAGGGGCTAGGACGGGGCGACCACGACGAGGCGTGGTCGCAGGTCCAGGCGACGGAGCGCCGCGTCGAGGTCGTCGGCGAGCTCCGCCGACGACGAGCCCGCCGCCGGCGGGTGCGCCCGGACCACCAGGGCGGTCCCCGCAGGCAGGTCCCCGAGGCGGTCCGCCACGAGGTGGCGCAGACGCCGCGA contains:
- the yidD gene encoding membrane protein insertion efficiency factor YidD; translation: MTEPGTRPEAAEPSRPGPAARVLIAVLRFYQRWISPLFLPHCRFHPTCSAYGVEALRVHGVVRGTGLTVWRLLKCAPWHPGGLDPVPPPRRRPGSTDSGRTAPRGAGAPLSEEQASC
- the rnpA gene encoding ribonuclease P protein component, with the protein product MLPPAHRVRRPDDFRLVLRRGRKAGRRRLSVHALTPDGPAGPSRAGFVVGRAVGNSVERHRISRRLRHLVADRLGDLPAGTALVVRAHPPAAGSSSAELADDLDAALRRLDLRPRLVVVAPS